In Candidatus Paceibacterota bacterium, a genomic segment contains:
- the rpsO gene encoding 30S ribosomal protein S15, whose translation MLTKTQKNRVIKETAIHDKDTGSPEVQVSLISKRIDELTAHLKKNKKDVHSRRGLLQMVADRQTHLNYLLKTSTKRYNALTKKLGLKKKTA comes from the coding sequence ATGTTAACAAAGACCCAGAAAAACAGGGTGATCAAGGAAACAGCCATCCACGATAAGGATACTGGCTCTCCAGAAGTACAAGTAAGTCTTATCTCTAAGCGGATTGACGAGCTTACTGCCCACCTAAAGAAAAATAAGAAGGATGTCCACTCACGAAGAGGACTCTTGCAGATGGTTGCTGATAGGCAAACACATCTCAATTATCTTTTGAAGACAAGCACAAAGCGTTACAACGCGTTGACAAAAAAGCTTGGCCTCAAGAAGAAGACCGCGTAA